CGACACCACGTACTCGGCCGCGCCTCTTGTGGGCCTCCTCGGAACCATCGTGGGCATGATGAGCACCTTTCGCGTGGTCGCGCAGCACCTTGCCAAGGACCCCAACGCCGATACCAGCAGCGTGACCGCCGGCATCGGTGAGGCGCTCATCACCACCGCAACCGGCATCGTCGTGGCCGTGGTGTGCCTCATCTTTCACAACATCTTCCAGGCCTGGGCCGATACCCAGATGGACGCCGCCGAGGTGGTGGCGGCCGATGTCATCGAGGCCCTGGCTGAGCACCGCCCCCACAGAGC
This genomic stretch from Pseudomonadota bacterium harbors:
- a CDS encoding MotA/TolQ/ExbB proton channel family protein, giving the protein DTTYSAAPLVGLLGTIVGMMSTFRVVAQHLAKDPNADTSSVTAGIGEALITTATGIVVAVVCLIFHNIFQAWADTQMDAAEVVAADVIEALAEHRPHRADGGTGR